A section of the Candidatus Poribacteria bacterium genome encodes:
- a CDS encoding zinc-binding dehydrogenase — translation MKVVAKFGTESAGLIDKPDPVAKGEFVVVKIHSAPMCTEYKGFKSEHTGDSFGHEAAGEVVEIAQEGTVKVGDRVVVMPHYPCGKCHLCLTGEYAHCPDDNKILHVTEQTGVTATFAQYILKQDWLLVPIPDGISYDHAGMACCGLGSTSNAMRLMNVNAFDTVLITGMGPIGLGGVINAVYRGARVIAVESHPYRADLAKKLGAAAVVNPQDEDVADQIQDLTDGKGVDKGVECSAASPAVRLLIDVTRPKGHIALIGGIGDVEIQGSSIINKGLILHGTRHYNLADTPAMMRMIAEVKDPLDTFITHTFPMRQIQEAWALQCTHDCGKVVLDAWA, via the coding sequence ATGAAAGTTGTTGCAAAATTCGGTACTGAAAGTGCGGGTTTAATAGATAAACCCGACCCAGTTGCTAAAGGTGAGTTCGTCGTCGTCAAAATTCATTCGGCCCCGATGTGTACGGAATACAAAGGTTTCAAAAGCGAACATACAGGCGACAGTTTCGGGCACGAAGCCGCGGGTGAAGTGGTAGAAATAGCACAGGAAGGCACTGTTAAGGTAGGCGATCGCGTTGTGGTAATGCCACACTACCCTTGTGGGAAGTGTCATCTCTGCTTAACAGGCGAATATGCGCACTGCCCAGACGACAACAAGATCCTACACGTTACCGAGCAGACAGGTGTGACGGCGACTTTCGCGCAGTACATCCTTAAGCAGGACTGGTTACTGGTGCCGATTCCGGACGGGATCTCGTATGATCACGCTGGAATGGCATGTTGTGGACTCGGATCGACATCTAATGCCATGCGGTTGATGAATGTCAACGCGTTTGATACCGTTCTGATTACGGGAATGGGACCCATCGGGCTTGGCGGCGTGATTAACGCAGTGTATAGAGGTGCGCGCGTCATTGCGGTTGAGAGCCATCCGTATCGGGCGGACCTGGCGAAGAAACTCGGTGCAGCAGCAGTCGTCAACCCACAAGACGAGGATGTCGCCGATCAGATTCAGGATTTGACGGATGGTAAAGGTGTAGACAAAGGCGTGGAGTGCTCAGCGGCTTCTCCAGCAGTTCGACTCTTGATTGACGTAACACGCCCGAAAGGACACATTGCGTTGATTGGTGGAATTGGTGACGTGGAAATTCAGGGGAGCAGTATTATCAATAAAGGCTTGATATTACACGGCACGCGGCATTATAACCTCGCAGACACACCTGCTATGATGCGGATGATTGCAGAAGTGAAGGATCCGTTGGATACATTCATCACACATACCTTCCCGATGCGCCAGATTCAGGAGGCGTGGGCATTGCAGTGCACACATGACTGTGGGAAAGTTGTCCTTGACGCGTGGGCGTAA
- a CDS encoding tetratricopeptide repeat protein, with amino-acid sequence MGQHFEGISDCDTAIRLDPNNAGAYSNRGTMKGRLRKLFEAISDFDTAIHLDPNIAAAYNNRGLAKFLLGHHNEAIPDYDTAIHLNPDYANAYHNRGIAKNTLGRTNEAKTDFQSALDLAEKAKDENLKAQIIKQLTQVQER; translated from the coding sequence ATGGGACAACATTTTGAAGGTATCTCCGACTGTGACACGGCTATCCGCCTTGATCCGAACAATGCAGGAGCTTACAGCAATCGAGGTACTATGAAAGGAAGATTAAGAAAATTATTTGAAGCCATTTCTGATTTCGACACGGCTATCCACCTTGATCCAAATATTGCAGCAGCCTATAACAACCGGGGACTCGCAAAATTCCTGCTGGGACACCATAACGAAGCCATCCCCGATTATGACACGGCTATCCACTTAAACCCTGATTATGCCAATGCCTACCACAATCGAGGTATTGCCAAAAACACTTTGGGGCGCACCAACGAAGCGAAAACAGATTTTCAAAGCGCATTGGATTTGGCAGAGAAAGCAAAGGATGAAAACCTCAAAGCCCAAATTATAAAACAGTTGACACAAGTGCAAGAGCGATAA
- a CDS encoding phytanoyl-CoA dioxygenase family protein, with protein sequence MAMDTTTTLDSLFRLSGPSQADLDSFHNDGYIVYPDVFTDDGREGLIEEITQRFEPARQFIEALHNGEEQARSYFTRPWNDRGEYSDRLIDDPFITTLIRATIGDAYHFCHSALNIAPRGIGPLGYHQDHHHWKHENPVNLAERDNYYIQILYYPNGFTRGDRNLKVIPGSHKVAPTKAATPERMLTGDFDGEVGRKLQEKRLELPPGSMVYINARIFHAVEAKPVDSAQLYRIFAIDIFKEAGPPHRYTQEIPEEWMASATPFRQKLFTREAYTEGCWR encoded by the coding sequence ATGGCTATGGACACAACGACGACACTTGATTCGCTTTTCCGATTATCGGGTCCGTCTCAGGCAGACCTCGACTCTTTTCATAACGATGGCTACATCGTGTATCCAGACGTATTCACAGACGACGGTAGAGAAGGGTTGATTGAAGAAATCACGCAGCGCTTTGAACCGGCGCGCCAGTTCATTGAGGCGTTGCATAACGGTGAGGAACAAGCACGCTCCTATTTTACTCGTCCATGGAACGATCGCGGTGAATACAGCGACCGACTCATTGACGATCCCTTCATTACGACACTGATACGCGCAACTATCGGGGACGCATACCACTTCTGCCACTCTGCCCTCAATATCGCTCCCCGCGGGATCGGTCCACTTGGATACCATCAGGACCATCACCATTGGAAACATGAGAACCCCGTTAACCTCGCCGAGCGTGATAACTACTATATACAGATTTTGTACTATCCGAACGGCTTCACACGCGGGGATCGGAACCTTAAAGTTATACCGGGGAGCCATAAGGTCGCACCGACGAAAGCGGCGACACCTGAACGGATGCTCACAGGCGATTTCGACGGAGAAGTTGGACGCAAACTACAAGAGAAACGGCTTGAATTGCCTCCGGGAAGTATGGTCTACATTAACGCTCGCATCTTCCACGCGGTGGAGGCGAAACCCGTGGATTCCGCGCAGCTTTATCGTATCTTCGCTATTGACATCTTCAAGGAAGCGGGACCGCCGCACCGTTACACGCAGGAGATTCCTGAGGAATGGATGGCGAGTGCGACACCGTTCCGTCAGAAGCTATTTACTCGTGAGGCGTATACAGAAGGGTGTTGGCGTTAG
- a CDS encoding sulfatase, with product MNKPNIVYIHSHDTGRYVQPYGHAIPTPNIQKLAEEGAVFRNAFCANPTCSPSRAALLTGQWAHSCGMGGLANRGWSLPVPEHLITYTLNAAGYTTALAGFQHVVRDLKETGYQRLLSEGTVRAGAEERARDFISEKHDAPFFLDVGFGETHRRQKGFDPPPDGAPKTDPRYVKPPAPFPDTPVTRQDMAEYIDAARTLDRKMGVVFDALEENGLAENTLVICTTDHGLAFPRMKCHLSDHGIGIMLIVRGPGGFSGGQVLDGLVSQIDLFPTICELAGIEAPAWLQGNSVLPLVRGEAEDVRDAIFAEVNYHCCYEPQRAIRTKRWKYIRRYDTAEKWALPNCDDSISKTFMMEHGWGDAPVESERLYDVVFDSSEAHNLAGNPDYADVLTEMQNCLEQWRTETDDPVNENQIMVPPETAVSNDPRDISPGDTHYPARDMIF from the coding sequence ATGAACAAACCAAATATAGTCTATATTCATTCACACGATACAGGTCGGTATGTGCAACCTTACGGGCATGCGATCCCGACTCCGAATATCCAGAAACTCGCAGAGGAGGGTGCTGTCTTCCGAAACGCATTCTGTGCGAATCCAACGTGTTCACCCTCCCGTGCTGCACTCCTCACCGGACAGTGGGCACATAGTTGCGGTATGGGCGGTTTGGCAAATCGGGGGTGGAGCCTTCCAGTGCCAGAACATCTGATCACCTACACCTTGAATGCGGCTGGATATACCACTGCCTTGGCAGGATTCCAGCATGTCGTCCGAGATCTTAAGGAGACAGGATACCAACGACTTTTATCCGAAGGCACCGTCCGAGCAGGCGCAGAGGAACGCGCACGCGATTTCATCTCGGAGAAGCATGACGCGCCATTTTTCTTAGACGTTGGATTTGGTGAGACGCATCGCCGACAGAAAGGATTCGATCCGCCGCCGGATGGAGCACCGAAAACCGATCCACGCTATGTGAAACCGCCTGCACCGTTCCCCGATACACCTGTTACGCGACAGGATATGGCGGAATATATAGACGCGGCGCGCACGTTAGATAGGAAAATGGGTGTGGTTTTTGACGCCCTGGAGGAAAACGGTCTTGCTGAGAACACGCTCGTGATATGCACGACTGACCACGGGCTTGCCTTCCCTCGTATGAAGTGCCATCTCAGCGACCACGGCATCGGGATAATGCTTATTGTCCGCGGTCCCGGGGGTTTCAGTGGTGGACAAGTTTTGGACGGGTTGGTGAGTCAGATTGACCTCTTCCCGACGATTTGCGAATTGGCGGGGATTGAAGCACCGGCGTGGTTACAAGGGAATTCTGTGCTCCCGTTGGTTCGGGGTGAAGCGGAAGATGTGCGTGATGCGATTTTCGCTGAAGTTAACTATCACTGTTGTTATGAACCGCAACGCGCCATCCGAACGAAGCGATGGAAATATATCCGCCGTTATGACACTGCGGAAAAATGGGCACTGCCGAACTGCGATGACAGCATTAGTAAAACTTTTATGATGGAACACGGTTGGGGTGATGCTCCCGTTGAATCGGAACGGTTATACGATGTCGTGTTTGATTCGTCGGAGGCACATAATCTCGCGGGGAATCCCGATTACGCAGACGTTTTGACGGAGATGCAAAACTGTTTGGAGCAGTGGCGGACGGAGACCGATGATCCGGTGAACGAAAATCAGATTATGGTGCCACCGGAGACGGCTGTATCCAACGATCCGAGGGATATATCCCCAGGGGATACGCATTATCCAGCACGCGATATGATTTTTTAA
- a CDS encoding ThuA domain-containing protein, translated as MNTDLSKFSCCRIINGGKMETLKLLIFVGTEGIYHDHAGNGQFLTTMLNDTANIEAEFSQDYNQLANGLDTYDTVLFYTDVGELTEAQETGLLTYIQRGGGFFGLHTAAASFREAEGYHGMLNGFFDGHSPYMDFTVNVSDAAHPITEGLTDFEVTDELYYLKHNPDASHHLMHAYDETKDETHVMAFHHTYGEGRVCYFALGHDMAVLENPSFQRVICRGALWAGNRL; from the coding sequence ATGAACACGGATCTGTCAAAGTTCTCGTGTTGCCGAATAATTAACGGAGGTAAGATGGAGACTCTTAAACTGCTTATATTTGTCGGGACGGAAGGGATTTACCACGATCACGCCGGGAACGGACAGTTCTTGACAACGATGCTCAACGATACTGCTAATATTGAAGCCGAGTTCTCGCAAGACTACAACCAACTTGCGAATGGACTTGACACATACGATACCGTGCTCTTCTACACCGATGTCGGGGAACTCACGGAGGCACAAGAAACCGGTCTACTCACCTATATCCAAAGGGGAGGCGGATTTTTTGGACTCCACACCGCAGCCGCTTCGTTCAGGGAGGCTGAAGGCTACCACGGTATGCTCAACGGATTTTTTGACGGGCACAGTCCATATATGGATTTCACCGTCAATGTAAGCGACGCTGCACATCCAATTACCGAGGGATTAACCGATTTTGAGGTAACGGATGAACTCTATTATCTAAAGCACAATCCCGATGCCTCACACCATCTCATGCACGCCTATGACGAGACGAAAGATGAGACGCATGTCATGGCGTTTCACCATACGTATGGCGAAGGCAGAGTGTGCTACTTCGCCCTTGGACACGATATGGCAGTGCTTGAGAATCCGAGTTTTCAGAGGGTTATCTGCCGCGGCGCGTTATGGGCTGGAAACCGCCTTTGA
- a CDS encoding tetratricopeptide repeat protein, with amino-acid sequence MHPRSSNTPRIRYLLLLIQRCWNFSPVIRIQGRSPILWEEPLNENTEDSTLSAQDCLNRGNTFYNQKDYQSAISEYNEAIRLNPDFSEPYNRRGIVKAEIRQHSEALSDFDTAIRLNPDSAEAYSNRGV; translated from the coding sequence ATACACCCAAGAAGCAGCAACACTCCCAGAATAAGATACCTCCTACTTTTGATTCAGAGGTGCTGGAATTTCAGCCCAGTTATCCGGATCCAGGGTCGAAGTCCAATCCTATGGGAGGAACCCCTCAATGAAAATACTGAAGACTCAACTCTATCTGCCCAAGATTGCCTTAATAGAGGAAACACATTCTACAATCAAAAAGATTATCAATCCGCTATCTCGGAGTATAATGAGGCGATCCGCCTAAACCCAGATTTTTCAGAACCCTATAACCGCCGAGGTATTGTGAAAGCGGAAATACGGCAACATTCGGAAGCTCTCTCTGATTTTGATACAGCGATCCGCCTAAATCCAGATTCCGCGGAAGCCTACAGTAACCGAGGGGTCTAA
- a CDS encoding arylsulfatase: protein MDTHSSPNIVFIMADDMGYGDVGCYNPDSKIPTPNMDKLAQEGIRFTDAHSPSAVCTPTRYGVLTGRYCWRSRLKHGVLYGYEPPLIEPERLTVPGLLKDAGYNTACVGKWHLGLEFSTVPGYDFDFHAPLPWQNAERELEEHIDFTAPLTGGPIDIGFDYFYGNAGCPTCQPPYGFIENDTFVEIPSVYHDVPEFTSRRGMMVPGWEHKDADPIIAQKAVEYIEGHADADAPFFLYLTPSAPHEPCTEAVVPDFARGKSSAGPRGDMVWLVDWMIGEVMDALARTGKTDETLIFVTSDNGALPGDRIPGDNSPMPYHLYDHKSCGDWRGYKAHIWEGGHREPLIARWPGVIAPNTQTDALTCLIDLMATCAAIVGTEVPEDAGQDSCNILPALLGEEIESPLREAIVHHSSTGVFSIRHGEWKLILGTQGSGGWPPPRDGGPKSDVPGQLYQIYEDPAETNNLWDEHPEIVERLTGLLERFKHEGHSQM from the coding sequence ATGGATACACACAGCTCCCCAAACATTGTCTTTATCATGGCAGACGATATGGGATATGGTGATGTCGGCTGCTATAATCCCGATTCAAAGATTCCGACCCCGAATATGGATAAACTCGCGCAGGAGGGAATCCGCTTCACCGATGCACACTCCCCTTCTGCAGTCTGTACGCCGACACGATACGGGGTCTTAACCGGACGATACTGCTGGCGAAGTCGTCTCAAACACGGTGTGCTCTACGGGTACGAACCTCCGCTTATCGAACCCGAACGTCTAACGGTCCCTGGATTGCTGAAAGATGCGGGTTACAATACTGCCTGCGTCGGTAAATGGCATCTGGGTCTCGAATTTTCGACCGTTCCGGGATACGATTTCGATTTCCATGCGCCGCTCCCGTGGCAGAACGCAGAACGCGAATTGGAAGAACATATCGACTTCACGGCACCGCTCACCGGGGGTCCAATAGATATCGGCTTTGACTATTTCTATGGAAACGCCGGTTGTCCGACGTGCCAACCGCCTTACGGCTTCATTGAAAACGATACGTTTGTCGAGATTCCGAGCGTCTATCATGACGTGCCAGAGTTTACGAGTCGCCGTGGGATGATGGTCCCCGGATGGGAGCACAAAGATGCCGATCCGATTATTGCACAGAAGGCGGTTGAATATATTGAGGGACACGCCGATGCGGATGCTCCCTTTTTTCTCTATCTAACGCCTTCCGCACCGCATGAACCTTGTACAGAGGCAGTCGTCCCAGATTTCGCACGTGGCAAAAGCAGCGCGGGTCCCCGGGGGGATATGGTGTGGCTTGTCGATTGGATGATCGGTGAGGTGATGGATGCGTTGGCGCGGACTGGCAAAACCGATGAGACGCTTATCTTCGTTACGAGCGATAATGGGGCATTGCCGGGTGATCGAATTCCAGGGGACAACAGCCCGATGCCGTATCACCTCTACGATCATAAGTCATGCGGCGATTGGCGCGGCTATAAGGCACATATCTGGGAGGGTGGACATCGTGAACCTCTGATTGCCCGCTGGCCCGGGGTTATTGCACCCAATACGCAAACCGACGCGTTAACCTGTCTCATCGACCTGATGGCGACGTGTGCGGCTATCGTTGGAACAGAAGTCCCCGAAGATGCGGGACAGGACAGTTGTAATATTTTGCCTGCCCTGTTAGGTGAAGAGATAGAGAGTCCCTTGCGAGAGGCTATCGTTCATCACTCCAGCACGGGTGTTTTTTCTATCCGTCACGGCGAGTGGAAGTTGATATTGGGGACACAGGGGTCAGGTGGATGGCCTCCACCACGGGATGGGGGTCCGAAATCGGATGTGCCAGGGCAACTGTATCAGATTTATGAGGATCCAGCTGAAACAAACAATCTGTGGGACGAACACCCAGAGATTGTGGAACGCCTGACGGGATTGTTGGAGAGATTTAAACATGAGGGACACAGCCAGATGTGA
- a CDS encoding alcohol dehydrogenase catalytic domain-containing protein, giving the protein MKAAQFYGGKDIRVETVPDPTPEEGQVLVQVEAAGICGSDLHGYHHQPEKPLSPRIGGHELTGEVIDIGKGVTGHEKGTRVAVEPITPCNNCPECFNGYYNICGNLRHAGGGFAEFTVARTPNVYTLPESVSAEGGALAEVYAVAVHAVNRAMVSPGDCVAIIGSGPVGLTIAQVADSAGATSIAMLGKPDGPIQIAHEAVGAVPINVDKTDAVEAVMEWSDGRGADVVFEAVGGSANTLEQATEIAAKRGRICMVGGHRTPLSFSERFARSRELTVIWSFCYGRRGGKTEFQIAIDLLAAGKLDPNPLITHRFDLDDVAQAFAVAAGRDEHGSVKVLVLPNN; this is encoded by the coding sequence GTGAAAGCCGCACAATTTTACGGTGGAAAAGACATAAGGGTCGAAACCGTCCCTGATCCAACACCCGAAGAGGGACAAGTGCTGGTCCAAGTGGAAGCCGCAGGGATCTGTGGAAGTGATCTGCACGGCTACCATCATCAACCCGAGAAACCTCTATCGCCACGTATTGGTGGACATGAATTGACGGGAGAAGTTATCGACATAGGCAAAGGCGTTACAGGGCATGAGAAAGGCACGCGCGTAGCCGTTGAACCGATCACGCCGTGTAACAACTGTCCCGAATGCTTTAATGGCTACTACAATATCTGTGGCAACCTGCGGCACGCGGGCGGCGGCTTTGCGGAGTTCACGGTTGCCCGCACGCCAAACGTGTACACATTGCCGGAGAGTGTTTCTGCAGAAGGTGGCGCCTTGGCAGAGGTTTACGCAGTCGCCGTCCATGCCGTCAACAGAGCGATGGTATCCCCCGGAGACTGCGTCGCTATTATCGGAAGTGGTCCCGTTGGGTTGACGATCGCCCAGGTAGCCGATAGCGCGGGCGCGACCTCTATCGCTATGCTCGGCAAACCAGACGGTCCCATACAGATCGCACACGAGGCGGTCGGTGCCGTGCCTATCAATGTAGATAAAACGGACGCTGTCGAGGCTGTTATGGAGTGGAGCGATGGCAGAGGGGCGGATGTCGTTTTTGAGGCGGTTGGTGGGAGCGCGAATACGCTGGAACAAGCAACAGAGATCGCCGCGAAACGCGGACGTATCTGTATGGTAGGTGGGCATCGGACCCCGCTCTCCTTTTCGGAACGGTTCGCACGGAGTCGAGAACTCACAGTCATCTGGTCGTTCTGCTACGGCAGACGCGGTGGGAAAACGGAGTTCCAAATCGCCATCGACTTACTCGCTGCCGGCAAACTCGACCCGAATCCACTGATTACGCATCGGTTCGACTTAGACGACGTTGCACAAGCCTTCGCAGTCGCTGCTGGACGTGATGAACACGGATCTGTCAAAGTTCTCGTGTTGCCGAATAATTAA
- a CDS encoding Gfo/Idh/MocA family oxidoreductase, with the protein MEMRTIKLGLIGAGGISGAHCSTLAEIEGAEIIAAADLVPANLERATEQWGIKRTFTDYNEMLKMDEIEAVYVCTPTGVHAAPTVAALNAGKHVFCEKPMEATLDAAASMWRAAKENDKILMVGLKLRYSPEVIKAKEIVDAGTLGDIYYVETVADRRRGNPGGSFIRKATAGLGASADIGVYALDTALYLMGHPTPVAVSGITSNYLSHHNTWNPALKETEVEDFGVGWVVFENGARMVFKTCWCMNMDSLGGTIFLGKKAGLRLGIGEVRGPEEGVRVYGDKDGEIFDQEFTEFESVSVFHEEDTAFIDAVREGKPSPIDPYGVMLTNVIIQGVIDSSNAGGREVAVTVPTL; encoded by the coding sequence ATGGAAATGCGAACAATTAAATTAGGTTTGATTGGGGCAGGCGGTATCTCAGGAGCGCACTGCAGCACACTTGCTGAGATTGAAGGTGCTGAGATCATCGCTGCTGCCGACCTCGTCCCTGCAAACCTGGAGCGTGCGACAGAACAGTGGGGTATCAAGCGCACGTTCACCGATTACAATGAAATGCTTAAAATGGACGAGATCGAGGCGGTGTATGTCTGCACGCCGACAGGTGTGCATGCGGCACCGACTGTCGCCGCGCTGAACGCTGGCAAACACGTTTTTTGCGAGAAGCCGATGGAAGCGACGTTGGACGCTGCTGCGTCAATGTGGCGTGCTGCAAAAGAAAACGATAAAATCCTCATGGTCGGTTTGAAACTCCGATATTCACCAGAGGTCATTAAAGCGAAAGAGATTGTTGACGCTGGGACCCTTGGCGATATTTACTATGTTGAAACGGTTGCAGATAGACGGCGCGGGAATCCGGGTGGCAGTTTTATCCGCAAGGCGACAGCGGGTTTAGGGGCATCTGCGGACATCGGTGTCTACGCCTTGGATACCGCTCTCTATTTGATGGGACATCCGACACCTGTCGCAGTTTCTGGTATCACCTCTAACTACCTGAGCCACCACAACACGTGGAATCCTGCCCTGAAAGAGACCGAAGTTGAAGATTTCGGTGTCGGTTGGGTGGTTTTCGAGAACGGTGCGCGTATGGTTTTCAAAACGTGCTGGTGCATGAACATGGATTCGCTGGGTGGGACGATTTTCCTTGGCAAAAAAGCGGGACTGCGTCTCGGTATCGGTGAAGTTCGCGGACCGGAGGAGGGTGTGCGCGTCTATGGCGACAAAGACGGTGAGATTTTTGACCAAGAATTCACGGAGTTTGAATCGGTGAGCGTATTCCATGAGGAAGACACGGCATTCATCGATGCTGTTCGTGAAGGGAAACCGTCACCGATCGATCCTTACGGCGTGATGCTCACGAACGTTATTATCCAAGGGGTTATCGACTCTTCAAATGCGGGTGGACGTGAAGTCGCAGTCACGGTGCCGACTTTGTAA
- a CDS encoding Uma2 family endonuclease, with product MQNYPNQPKIPYAPTETELYPETDGKPMAVSDMHRRILTRIIQTLENHFSQRPEVYVSGDILMYYVEGQPQKVVTPDALITFGMGQKPRLTYKVWEEGKVPDFVMEMSSKTTYRNDLGEKMELYASLGIQDYVLYDAEGLYLPTSLMGFTLVDGRYVAISPNADGGIYSEALGLEFRLRDMECGIYDPVSEVWLQTPAEAAEARAESAETRAENAESEAAKLREQLARLQARSR from the coding sequence ATGCAAAATTACCCGAATCAACCCAAAATCCCCTACGCGCCGACTGAAACGGAACTTTACCCAGAAACGGACGGAAAACCTATGGCAGTCAGTGATATGCACAGACGCATCCTCACTCGCATCATACAAACACTTGAGAATCATTTTTCACAACGTCCGGAAGTCTATGTTTCTGGCGATATACTCATGTATTACGTGGAGGGGCAACCACAGAAGGTCGTCACACCCGATGCTCTTATTACTTTCGGAATGGGTCAGAAACCTCGGCTGACGTATAAGGTCTGGGAGGAAGGCAAGGTGCCTGATTTTGTGATGGAGATGAGCAGCAAAACCACCTATCGAAACGACTTAGGCGAGAAGATGGAGCTCTATGCTTCATTGGGAATCCAGGACTATGTCTTGTATGATGCAGAGGGGCTGTATTTGCCTACATCGCTGATGGGGTTTACATTGGTGGATGGCAGGTATGTGGCAATTTCACCAAATGCGGATGGGGGTATCTATTCAGAGGCATTAGGCTTAGAGTTTCGGTTGCGTGATATGGAGTGTGGGATTTACGATCCGGTTTCGGAGGTATGGCTGCAAACACCTGCAGAAGCGGCTGAGGCACGCGCTGAAAGTGCCGAAACACGCGCTGAAAACGCTGAATCCGAAGCTGCAAAACTCCGAGAACAACTCGCTCGTTTGCAAGCACGTTCCCGATAA
- a CDS encoding transposase — protein sequence MLLHFLWTKRGNGKGYQRILEIGKFIIRISRSHLYQGPDWHGRIASKRRYFYGLKAHLMVTETGKIVEAFFTPGRCSDVLGLRCYAFDLPQGSVVYADKAYCNYGIEDALAASGISLKPIRKKNAKRQYPPHEVYLQHFHRKRVEVTNSLVEQLLPKSIHAVTATRFELKVFLFIIATSIRQLFGEQ from the coding sequence ATTTTGCTTCACTTTCTGTGGACGAAGCGCGGGAACGGTAAGGGTTACCAAAGGATACTCGAGATTGGCAAGTTCATCATCCGTATTTCTCGTTCACACCTGTATCAAGGGCCCGATTGGCATGGCAGGATCGCAAGCAAACGCCGCTACTTCTATGGGTTAAAAGCGCATCTGATGGTCACCGAGACCGGTAAAATCGTTGAAGCGTTTTTCACCCCAGGACGCTGTTCGGATGTGCTTGGCTTACGGTGTTATGCCTTTGATTTACCCCAAGGGTCTGTTGTATACGCAGATAAAGCGTATTGTAACTATGGTATTGAAGATGCCTTAGCGGCCTCCGGGATTTCGCTGAAACCCATACGTAAGAAAAACGCTAAACGTCAGTATCCGCCTCATGAAGTTTATCTCCAACACTTCCACAGAAAGCGCGTGGAGGTGACCAACAGTCTCGTTGAGCAACTTTTACCGAAGTCGATCCATGCGGTGACAGCAACCCGTTTTGAGTTGAAAGTCTTTCTGTTTATCATCGCTACAAGCATTAGACAACTCTTTGGAGAACAATAG
- a CDS encoding Gfo/Idh/MocA family oxidoreductase, with protein MLRRTEIVMNSMTNNIPLSTPLDIRRGLTSATDVAFPLRWGILGAGNISAQWVEVLHACEGATLTAVAAREIDRAQEFARQYGVATAYGDYREMVAADDVDIVYIGTINRLHKEHTLLAIEGGKHVLCEKPLTETLSDAEEMYAAAEAKGVMMQDGMWTRFFPAVEHARAAIEAGMIGKVVLTQSDFFDPIYTIQAAPLAFGASAVPVAVTALGDKAGGAIVDYGDDKYAVFTFPPRASELAEVTELVGTEGRITLERPGHCPTRISIRIPPPNGVPSQYRTRNAPAPLHYFEYPLPGSVAMARSSPNQHGFLYQAEAVHRCLAAGLRQCPQYDKEESLHAMNVLTEINKAKQAAVT; from the coding sequence ATGCTTCGACGAACGGAGATTGTTATGAATTCTATGACCAACAACATACCTCTCTCAACACCACTGGACATTCGCCGCGGACTTACCAGTGCTACAGATGTCGCTTTTCCGTTGCGTTGGGGTATTCTCGGTGCTGGTAACATTTCAGCGCAGTGGGTAGAGGTTCTACACGCCTGTGAAGGCGCGACCCTAACCGCTGTAGCGGCACGGGAGATTGATCGAGCGCAAGAATTCGCGCGGCAGTATGGCGTTGCGACTGCTTACGGGGACTATAGGGAAATGGTGGCAGCCGATGACGTAGATATTGTATACATCGGGACGATCAACCGACTGCACAAGGAGCATACCCTTCTCGCAATCGAGGGGGGCAAGCATGTGCTTTGTGAGAAACCGCTCACGGAGACCCTCTCCGATGCCGAAGAGATGTATGCGGCAGCCGAGGCGAAGGGTGTCATGATGCAGGATGGCATGTGGACGCGTTTCTTTCCTGCGGTGGAGCATGCTCGCGCCGCTATTGAGGCAGGCATGATTGGGAAAGTTGTGCTCACACAATCCGACTTCTTCGACCCGATCTATACCATCCAAGCGGCACCGCTTGCCTTTGGTGCGTCGGCTGTGCCTGTAGCGGTCACCGCCTTGGGTGATAAAGCCGGTGGTGCGATTGTTGATTACGGTGATGACAAATACGCCGTATTTACATTTCCGCCTCGCGCCTCTGAACTCGCAGAGGTGACGGAACTCGTTGGGACAGAGGGACGCATTACGCTTGAGCGACCCGGACATTGCCCGACGCGTATCTCTATCCGAATTCCACCGCCGAATGGCGTGCCTTCTCAATACAGGACCCGAAACGCCCCTGCGCCGCTGCATTACTTTGAGTATCCGTTGCCGGGGTCTGTCGCGATGGCGAGATCCTCTCCGAATCAACACGGATTTCTCTATCAAGCCGAAGCAGTTCACCGGTGCCTTGCTGCCGGTTTACGTCAGTGCCCACAATACGACAAAGAGGAATCCTTACACGCCATGAACGTGTTGACGGAGATCAACAAGGCGAAACAAGCGGCGGTCACCTGA